A single window of Ferrimonas balearica DSM 9799 DNA harbors:
- a CDS encoding glycosyltransferase family 2 protein: MNTPKLITVVITTYNRPERLAKAIASVAAQDYPNIELLVVDDCSSEDYTEALREPPMALRYLRQPENRGACAARNRGIQEAQGHWVAFLDDDDQWVPDKLSRQVEAIGDAELCLCGYRVIENGHVQVLPLKRISPQRLYRYNRICGTSGVLGRTDVLREEGFDETLVCSQDWDLFLRYALRQPLQYVAEPLCLFSDGSHGRISNSAKELSIPQIERRLRAVEKHRAVIGEECYRSKVAATALAYIGSRQDKWQAIRFALDRAGWRASIGYLLGKARRRSSASRPIKLAEE; this comes from the coding sequence ATGAATACGCCGAAACTGATCACTGTTGTGATCACCACTTACAACCGTCCGGAACGCCTGGCCAAGGCGATAGCCAGTGTGGCGGCTCAGGATTACCCCAACATCGAGTTGCTGGTGGTGGATGACTGCTCTTCGGAAGACTACACCGAAGCGCTGCGGGAGCCGCCGATGGCCCTGCGTTACCTGCGCCAGCCGGAGAATCGGGGGGCCTGTGCCGCTCGCAACCGCGGGATACAGGAAGCCCAGGGCCACTGGGTCGCTTTTCTGGATGATGATGACCAATGGGTGCCGGATAAGTTGTCCCGCCAGGTCGAGGCGATCGGTGACGCTGAACTGTGCTTATGCGGGTACCGGGTGATCGAGAACGGCCACGTTCAGGTGCTGCCGTTGAAACGGATCAGCCCCCAGCGTCTGTATCGTTACAACCGCATCTGTGGCACCAGTGGGGTGCTAGGTCGGACTGACGTGTTGCGTGAGGAGGGGTTTGACGAAACGCTGGTGTGCTCCCAGGACTGGGATCTGTTCCTGCGCTATGCCCTGCGTCAGCCACTGCAATACGTTGCCGAACCCCTGTGCCTGTTCAGCGACGGCTCCCACGGGCGCATCAGTAACAGTGCCAAAGAGCTGTCGATTCCCCAGATAGAGCGACGTTTACGCGCCGTTGAGAAACACCGGGCGGTGATTGGCGAGGAGTGTTATCGCTCCAAGGTAGCGGCGACCGCGCTGGCCTATATCGGCTCCCGGCAGGATAAGTGGCAGGCCATTCGGTTTGCCCTCGACCGGGCCGGATGGCGAGCTTCGATAGGCTACCTGCTGGGCAAGGCCCGCCGTCGAAGCAGCGCTTCACGACCGATAAAACTCGCTGAGGAGTAG
- a CDS encoding glycosyltransferase family 4 protein, whose product MTQRLKVAWLGGRGYHSSYGGVENAIRELAKESVRIPDIEPWVAGRGKGWWFQRTEQDGVHLLEAPKWLGRLGHALCTLGLLLYTIVRIRPDTLFLFASGPSLLSVIGRLFGAHTVACLRAIDSQRDGWRGLNQKVLELGEYAATHIAHQCTVNSLAMQRYFAARQLDTIYIPNGITPLAEPIPGYLERLGLEPEGYLLYAGRLDPVKRLDVLLQAHRQLPPESRPMLVVAGGKCKSQEYQTKLEQMASDDVLFLGHVGQRELSTLMASCSLFVLPSVLEGMSNSLLTAMGAGRPVLCADVPENADVVASDPRVLFEADNVADLLAQLQAHLDQAERRVEVAKTIKSLSANYSWRQSAAAFCQLAREGRGG is encoded by the coding sequence ATGACGCAGCGACTTAAGGTGGCCTGGCTGGGAGGACGGGGTTACCACTCCAGTTACGGGGGGGTGGAGAACGCCATCCGCGAGCTGGCGAAAGAGAGCGTACGGATCCCCGATATTGAGCCCTGGGTCGCGGGCAGGGGCAAAGGCTGGTGGTTTCAGCGCACTGAACAGGACGGTGTTCACCTGCTGGAGGCGCCCAAGTGGCTTGGGCGGCTGGGCCATGCGCTCTGTACACTCGGGCTGTTGCTTTACACCATCGTCAGGATCCGGCCCGACACGCTGTTTCTGTTTGCCTCCGGGCCCAGCTTACTGTCCGTGATAGGCCGGTTGTTCGGGGCCCACACCGTCGCCTGCCTGCGTGCCATCGACAGCCAGCGGGATGGGTGGCGCGGCCTGAATCAGAAGGTATTGGAGCTGGGTGAGTACGCCGCGACGCACATCGCCCACCAGTGCACGGTGAACAGCCTGGCGATGCAGCGCTACTTTGCGGCTCGGCAGCTGGACACCATCTACATCCCCAACGGGATTACCCCTTTGGCGGAGCCGATCCCCGGTTATCTGGAACGGCTGGGGTTGGAGCCGGAAGGGTACCTGCTCTATGCCGGCCGGCTTGACCCGGTGAAGCGCCTCGATGTGTTGCTGCAGGCCCATCGACAACTGCCGCCAGAGTCCCGGCCAATGCTGGTGGTGGCGGGCGGTAAGTGCAAGTCTCAGGAATACCAGACTAAGCTGGAACAGATGGCGTCGGATGATGTGCTGTTTCTGGGCCACGTCGGACAGCGGGAGTTATCGACCCTGATGGCCAGTTGCAGCTTGTTTGTCCTGCCCTCGGTGCTGGAGGGGATGTCCAACAGCCTGCTGACCGCAATGGGGGCGGGACGTCCGGTATTGTGTGCCGACGTGCCGGAAAATGCGGATGTCGTTGCCAGCGATCCGAGGGTGCTGTTTGAAGCCGACAACGTGGCGGATCTGCTGGCTCAGTTACAAGCCCACCTTGACCAGGCCGAGCGCCGGGTCGAGGTGGCAAAAACCATCAAGTCCTTATCGGCCAACTACAGTTGGCGTCAGTCCGCCGCAGCGTTCTGCCAGCTTGCGCGCGAGGGGAGGGGAGGATGA